In Janibacter cremeus, a genomic segment contains:
- a CDS encoding UvrD-helicase domain-containing protein has translation MSTLTPFDVTADLPTGTVLLEASAGTGKTWTIGALVARYIADGTPLEEMLVITFGRAASREMRERVRGHLRHVHQHLVDPDLTSDDPVVALLRDGSPDEVALKERRLRDALTHFDAATIATTHQFCQLVLRGLGVAGDSDPHSRLVEDLSDLRDEVVDDLYVRGFAGGGTPAFTRARAGEIARAVTENPHATLDPHTRDDGSADARMLGFAHLVRTEMDRRKRRLGVLGYDDLLSHLASALEAEDSPARERMRQRWKVVLVDEFQDTDPVQWQVLDRAFTGHSTLVLIGDPKQAIYGFRGGDVDTYLTASATATTKHTLGVNHRSDGPLVRSLGVLLGGSQLGDPEIVVHPVSAAKGGSRLGTRERTAPEGMLAPVRLRAITTERILPPGEKSVAISAVRPLVADDCAAEITRLLARGTTFDARPLRAGDVAVLAHTRSQLDHVRRALTAVGLRSVIVSSDSIYASPAAAAWLTLLEAMELSHRPERVRAAALTPFVGANAATLDERGHDLTEEVAHRMRTWAGLLSRRGVAAVLAAASADGLDARVLSRTDGERLLTDLRHVGETLHQRVVTEGDGLASLTAWLRERIGATRKEERARRLDSDADAVHLATIHSSKGLQYPIVMLPFVADRWLPTPDVLHFHREDRTRCLDIGIRSDEGRADRLTRAADEESGESLRLLYVAMTRAQSQVVTWWFPSAKNTAPSPLHRVLLGRREGQGEVPASHPVPGDETLMDRLEEWERRGALRVELVDEAAPMTIEAAAPVTDLSVRSFTRSVDTQWRRTSYTALTRPLDEAPRPAEELVVSEPEVTERQDDEGGARGRDGTAPMLRPGELQGDVPLAAVRGDAPDDDEGGHLPSPMAELPVGAGFGSLVHAVLEEADVSAPDLLTQLRAHVEEQVVHWPVPDLDRDTLAEALVEVIDTPLGPLAPGTSLRDIGSSDRLCEMDFELPLGGGDDAGDAVDQALLGDLATLMREHLPEGDPVLPFADVLEDPLLGGQALRGYLTGSVDIVLRVGGRHLVVDYKSNWLGPADTPLTTGHYEPDALREAMNHSSYPLQAILYGVVLHRFLRWRQPGYDPQEHFGGVLYLYLRGMAGTQTPIVDGHPTGVFSWQPPIALVEALSDLLDGRRPATTDAPREHGTQEAR, from the coding sequence ATGAGCACACTGACCCCCTTCGACGTGACCGCAGACCTGCCGACCGGCACGGTCCTGCTCGAGGCGAGCGCCGGCACCGGCAAGACGTGGACTATCGGCGCCCTGGTCGCCCGCTACATCGCCGACGGCACACCGCTGGAGGAGATGCTCGTCATCACCTTCGGCCGCGCGGCCTCCCGCGAGATGCGCGAACGGGTGCGCGGGCACCTGCGCCACGTCCACCAGCACCTCGTCGACCCCGACCTCACCAGCGACGACCCGGTCGTGGCCCTCCTGCGGGACGGGAGCCCGGACGAGGTGGCCCTGAAGGAGCGTCGACTGCGGGACGCGCTGACCCACTTCGACGCGGCGACGATCGCCACGACCCACCAGTTCTGCCAGCTCGTGCTGCGCGGGCTCGGCGTGGCCGGTGACTCCGACCCGCACTCCCGGCTCGTCGAGGACCTGTCCGACCTGCGCGACGAGGTCGTCGACGACCTGTACGTGCGCGGCTTCGCCGGTGGGGGCACGCCCGCCTTCACCCGGGCACGTGCCGGCGAGATCGCGCGTGCCGTCACGGAGAACCCCCACGCCACCCTCGACCCGCACACGCGCGACGACGGGTCCGCCGATGCGCGGATGCTGGGTTTCGCCCACCTCGTGCGCACGGAGATGGACCGTCGCAAGCGCCGCCTCGGGGTGCTCGGCTACGACGACCTGCTCTCCCACCTGGCGAGCGCCCTCGAGGCCGAGGACTCGCCCGCCCGCGAGCGGATGCGCCAGCGCTGGAAGGTCGTGCTCGTCGACGAGTTCCAGGACACGGACCCGGTGCAGTGGCAGGTGCTCGACCGCGCCTTCACCGGGCACAGCACGCTCGTGCTCATCGGCGACCCGAAGCAGGCGATCTACGGCTTCCGTGGCGGTGACGTCGACACCTACCTCACCGCCTCCGCCACGGCGACGACCAAGCACACCCTCGGAGTCAACCACCGCTCCGACGGGCCACTCGTGCGCAGCCTCGGGGTGCTTCTGGGCGGCTCTCAGCTCGGCGACCCCGAGATCGTCGTCCACCCGGTGAGCGCGGCGAAGGGGGGATCGCGCCTGGGTACGAGAGAGCGCACCGCCCCCGAGGGGATGCTCGCCCCGGTCCGGCTACGGGCGATCACGACCGAGCGGATCCTGCCGCCCGGCGAGAAGTCCGTCGCCATCTCGGCGGTGCGCCCGCTCGTGGCGGACGACTGCGCCGCCGAGATCACCCGGCTGCTGGCACGGGGCACGACCTTCGACGCTCGTCCCCTGCGTGCCGGGGACGTCGCCGTCCTCGCGCACACCCGCAGCCAGCTCGACCACGTGCGCCGGGCACTCACCGCGGTCGGGCTGCGCTCGGTCATCGTCTCCAGCGACAGCATCTACGCCTCTCCCGCCGCCGCGGCCTGGCTGACCCTGCTCGAGGCGATGGAGCTGAGCCACCGACCCGAGCGGGTGCGCGCGGCGGCGCTGACCCCCTTCGTCGGGGCGAACGCCGCCACTTTGGACGAGCGTGGCCACGACCTCACCGAGGAGGTCGCCCACCGGATGCGCACGTGGGCGGGGCTGCTCTCACGGCGTGGGGTGGCCGCGGTGCTCGCGGCGGCCAGCGCCGACGGTCTTGATGCGCGGGTGCTCTCCCGGACCGATGGTGAGCGTCTGCTGACCGACCTGCGCCACGTCGGCGAGACGCTCCACCAGCGCGTCGTCACCGAGGGTGACGGTCTTGCCTCGCTCACCGCGTGGCTGCGCGAGCGGATCGGCGCCACCCGCAAGGAGGAGCGCGCCCGGCGACTCGACAGCGACGCGGACGCCGTGCACCTGGCGACCATCCACTCGAGCAAGGGGCTGCAGTACCCGATCGTCATGCTGCCCTTCGTCGCCGACCGGTGGCTGCCGACACCGGACGTGCTGCACTTCCACCGCGAGGACCGCACCCGCTGCCTCGACATCGGGATCCGCTCCGACGAGGGGCGCGCCGACCGGCTCACGCGGGCGGCCGACGAGGAGAGCGGCGAGTCGCTGCGGCTGCTGTACGTCGCGATGACGCGCGCGCAGAGCCAGGTCGTGACGTGGTGGTTCCCGTCGGCGAAGAACACCGCCCCCTCCCCCCTGCACCGCGTGCTCCTCGGACGTCGCGAGGGCCAGGGCGAGGTTCCCGCCAGCCACCCCGTCCCCGGCGACGAGACCCTGATGGACCGGCTCGAGGAGTGGGAGCGCCGGGGGGCGCTGCGTGTCGAGCTCGTCGACGAGGCGGCTCCCATGACCATCGAGGCGGCCGCGCCGGTGACGGACCTGTCCGTGCGCTCCTTCACCCGCAGCGTCGACACCCAGTGGCGTCGCACCTCGTACACGGCGCTCACCCGCCCGCTGGACGAGGCGCCCCGCCCCGCGGAGGAGCTCGTCGTCAGCGAGCCGGAGGTCACCGAGCGCCAGGACGACGAGGGCGGCGCCCGGGGGCGCGACGGAACGGCTCCGATGCTCCGCCCGGGTGAATTGCAGGGCGATGTCCCGCTCGCTGCCGTCCGTGGGGACGCCCCCGACGATGACGAAGGGGGGCACCTCCCCTCGCCCATGGCCGAGTTGCCCGTCGGGGCCGGCTTCGGCTCCCTCGTGCACGCGGTGCTGGAAGAGGCGGACGTGTCCGCGCCCGACCTGCTCACGCAGCTGCGGGCGCACGTCGAGGAGCAGGTCGTCCACTGGCCCGTGCCCGACCTCGACCGTGACACCCTCGCCGAGGCGCTCGTCGAGGTCATCGACACCCCGCTCGGTCCGCTCGCGCCGGGGACCTCCCTGCGCGACATCGGCAGCAGCGACCGGTTGTGCGAGATGGACTTCGAGCTACCGCTCGGAGGTGGCGACGACGCGGGCGACGCCGTCGACCAGGCACTGCTCGGTGATCTCGCGACGCTCATGCGCGAGCACCTGCCCGAGGGAGACCCGGTGCTGCCCTTCGCGGACGTGCTGGAGGACCCGCTGCTCGGGGGCCAGGCCCTGCGCGGGTACCTCACCGGCTCCGTCGACATCGTCCTGCGCGTGGGCGGACGCCACCTCGTCGTCGACTACAAGAGCAACTGGCTCGGCCCCGCGGACACTCCGCTGACGACCGGACACTACGAGCCGGACGCCCTGCGCGAGGCGATGAACCACTCGTCCTACCCGCTCCAGGCGATCCTCTACGGCGTGGTCCTGCACCGTTTCCTGCGCTGGCGCCAGCCCGGGTACGACCCGCAGGAGCACTTCGGCGGGGTGCTCTACCTGTACCTGCGCGGCATGGCCGGGACCCAGACGCCCATCGTCGACGGCCACCCCACGGGCGTCTTCTCCTGGCAGCCGCCGATTGCCCTGGTCGAGGCCCTCTCCGACCTGCTCGACGGGCGCCGCCCCGCGACGACCGACGCACCTCGCGAGCACGGGACCCAGGAGGCACGATGA